tttattttcatattgtttcgatctccctttttttttggcgATGTCTGATGTATAGAGTGGGATAAAAGGCTACATGTAGACTAGTAAAACTGGAAGTAATCAGATTACAAGTGAAGAAGTAACGGGATACTGTTCGATTGAGCCCACGCGCCGCTGCAGGCAGGTAGACAGGCAGCGCGTCCCCAGTCGACCCGTCCGTCTGAGCCCCACCCACTCGACCCACTCTCTCTACTCACCGAAGTGTCTTCTCCCGTGAGTGGCGAACcgactttttttctgtaacgACACCCTCACGGTCAGTCTCGAGCCCAGGTGCCTCCGGTGTGATCCCTCTGTGTGAAGCGCGTGATATAGTGCGTCTAGACTCCGGGCAGGTGAGCCCTCCGGGCCCTCAAGGCGCTGCGCAAAGTGAATGCTAAACAGGATGAGACTGCATTCAGGCACGGCACTGCGCTCCCCGCTCCCTCTCCTTGTCATGCCAAATACTATTAACTCTATAATTCTCCTGTGTCAGATGTATAGCGCCACGCTCTCTGGGCATTTATTGTCACAGCGCCCCCATCCAGATGTTCAGGCGTGTGTTAGCCTACAGGCTGCAGGCactttctgtctctccatccaCAGTAATGTCACAAAACAGGATATGACAGCTTGTGTAGTGTATAGGCTATATTGCGTTTCAATGTAGGTCATGCATTTATGACAGATGTATTATTTGTGAGACTTTGACAGAAGTAGAATTCTGCACATAAAGAAGCACCACCATGGAAGTGCTCACACATAATAGGCTATAGCCAGGATTAAGTGGCCCCCAAATACCCACCGTCAAATAATTTTTGACCTTAAAATAGCtcacatttgattttatttacgtAGCCTATATGTCATGATTGTTTATTACAGAAGTCAAAAAGAGTTAGCTGCTTCATGCCAGTCCTTAAGTCAGCccaattttttttgtcacaaaacaAACTCAGCCCAAACATGTCCGGGATCAGTTCACAAgcacagtttaaaatgtttatttttcatagtTCTCAATGGTTGTTGGGACACTGGCTGTAATAGCCCCATAACTATGAGTGTAATAAAAGGTTAGAATCAGGAAAAAGTCCCTTTAAAGAATGCCATACAACAAATTTGAAAAATGGATTTGTTTTTGGAGCCCAATCAGTTTCCTTATTCCTTCCATCCATATGTAACCTAAAGTTTTCCAATATTTCTGGGGCACAGATTCACTGAGTGATAAATTAATTAGGCTAAATTCTTATTAGTTACAAGGATGCAAGGCTTATGCACAAACAGGAGTGTTTTCTATTAATTGACCTccacgaaaaaaaaaatgctaaagcAATCAGCAACCCCTTGTATaaaaggttgattttttttgcaggaaattGCTTGTAATGATGAGAATAGACATATACTTTAGGTCAAATAGATCAAATGCTTATGGGGAATATtagtgttcatgtgttttgcactttgacatgtaggcctatgtttaggtctatatatttttttgtggttATGGCAGTAAGGACAAAGACACCAAAGACACAATCCTGGCCTTTAAACTGgatattattctattattttttGCAACTTTCTCAAGTTTTTGAGTCTCACGCCTTTTGCAATTTaaaccccccaccaccaccaccaacaccacacacacacacatacacacacacacacataggcattaaaagtgaaaaataaacacattacaaaCCTTTGCTAAAGATGCACATTAAATAACCTAATTGTATGAGAGTGagctaaaaaaaacttaaactgAACCACATAAGGACCTATTCACTGTATTTTCCACTTAAGCTGCTCAGCTGTGACCTGCATTGACCCTATTTTCTCTaaggcattttattttttgaacattttggtCCCGGTATTTCTGTTAATCCATAGGCTATGTTTAGCCTTTTCATCAGAATGCATCGCCAACTTCGGGCACGGTGAGATTAAATTAGATTATTCATGGGAGCACACTGATGTGTATTCCAGCCGCCTCACATGTTCACTGTGGGGAAAAGTaggccatcagtgtgtgtgtgcgcgtgtgtgtgtgcatgcagcgGCTGACTGATCGACCCTCTCCCTCTTGTCCTTACATTGCACCGTTTTCCCTGACAGTACACTCAGTCCTGCCGGAGGGGCGGAGGTTGAGCGAGATTTGCTTTTGCTTTGCATTTGGCCGCACAGGTTTCCGTAGATACGCTTCCAAACATGGCTGCTCCCATGTGTTAACATGAGAGTTAGCTGGACTCAGATGATACACCGACTGCAGCTGTGAGGAGACGGATAGCACACGGTCCACAGTATCGCTTGTAATATTAAACATCAGACTTTGAAGACAATAAGTGTCGACTATTGGTGCAGTCACAGGTGAGTTTGTAAAACGCGTAGCTGTACTAGCAGACAGGCTAATAACTTTGCTGTTGGctaagttaaaacatttaagtgaTTTATGTGATGTTCACAAGCTAAACTAACTTACTTTTGACTGTTTTGCTCAAGTATCAACCTTTTTTCACTCAACTTTAAAGTAGCTAGGTGTTTACAATTAAACTTAGCATTACTCCATATTAAAAGATGCGAAGCTAGACTGAAGATAAACGAGTTAAACAAGTCTTTATTTCACAAGTCTTGTTACTGAATGATGGTCAAAGAACTAAACACGCAgcatttgttttagtttatgttaaataaaagaagaagcaatatttaTCGTTATGAAATGTAGGCCGACTGCTTCATTATTTTGTCGGctttttctttatatatatatcgcATCTATTTCAGAAATGCTCTATGGGTTTTGTTGTATGGCAGCCTGAGCTCAGTAGCCTGTAGTATATCTGACTTTTGTTATTCAAGCTAgctcatatttacagtctattttgAATTAactgaggagggggggggggggctgcagaaaaatgaaaaagaccaCACTGAAAAAACGAGCTTTAATCTGGTTtcactgtttttacatttgtgtttgagtaaaatcattttttaaaacattactCCAACCTTCCCAACTTTTTCATTaaacaacatcagcagcatTATTTAATCTGCACATCACAGATTAATTCTTTAGACATTTAGACTGTGCATAATAAAGATGTTTTCACTTTGTAGCGTTCaaacctctctgtcttttttgttcCCCAGACTGTGTGTCTTTTATGTTGGTGAGGACAGCTTGTCTGTTTCCCTGCATCACATCCCGTCGTCTTTATCCTCGCCTCGCCCATTCGGCCACACAGACGTTCCGTGGCAGCTTaggcagagctgctgctgctgctgctgctgctgccagcaGGGGGCTGAGATCCATGGAGCCCCTTAAAGCTGCTCAGGACCCTGAGATTCCCACCGTCAAACCCCCTCCTCACAGACCTGCTGACTCTTCAGATAAGGTTGAGACTGCtgctcccacacacacagcagctgagaCGGACAAGACACTTCCTGAGGGGCTGTTGCCTGGGGAGACGGTGGTCAAGGAGGGCAAGGCGTCCATATTGTTTCCCAGCGCTAACGAGGTGTTTTACAATCCTGTCCAGGAATTTAACAGAGATCTGACGTGAGTTTAAACTCTTGCTGCTTTCACCTTTATCCTGGAGACATGGACTTACTTTGAATGAATTCAAGATAATGTGATTCACCACAAGAAGATACCCTTCAAGAATGTGACAGCATACAgaacatgttgtgtttctttttacacattcaaaaaacattttgaagacatTGTTATATTTTAGAACATGGTTGTTAAACTAAATCGCACATACCTCTAATGATGATGTACAATGGTCTAAATGACTAAATAACTATAGTTTCTATCAATCAGCATGAAACTGTAGTTAAATTGTGAATACTAAATGTAGTTTGACAAGgataaaagataagataagagatACCAGTCTCACAGCAAGAAGTGTCGTTAGCATGAACTACAGGTCATACCTGACCTCCTTAGCCTGCAGTGGCAAAACTCCTGAGTGCATTGAGACAACCAGTGAAGCAAAAACTGCAGGGTATCTCATTTTATAAAACAGCGAATTAACTAGTGGTTTGCCTTTATTTATATCGCCGTGGttatgccttttatttagagataggacagtggatcgagtcagatatcggggggggggggggggggggagagtgaggaatgacatgcgggaaaagggagctacaggttggattcaaacccgggccgcccttTTGGGGggctatagcctctgtacgtggggcgCGCCCACTAATCACTTGTCTACCGGCGCCCCCAGGTTTGAAAGATTAAAGCATAGACAAATGCTTCGAACACAAGAAGCTGAACAAGAATATTGATGTAGTTGTGTTAAGATGGAGGAGAATGCAAAGGAAGCTCTGTTACATGTCCCCTGTTCCCTTCCCAGATGTGCTGTGATCACAGAGTTTGCCAGAGACGTGATGGCTCAGCGCGGGGTGAAGGTGGTGGTGcctggagagaaggagagggtgGTAGTCTCTCTGTCAGAGGAGACGAACGAGGCCGAGGTACCGACGGAGCAGAACAACGGCGCAGAGGAGCCAGCTATCACTGCAACAGTCGGGGAGAAATGTGAGGTAGGGTTAAACGATTTTACATACAATTTCAAATTCACAGATTATGACTAGAGACTGCTGGGTTAACTGATTTATGTTGAGAATCTGTGTAAGAATGTGGATGCAGATTAGACAATTTAGGAGGAATCTCATTCTTCTTGTTTAGATCATATTGCATTAATTATtacagggtttttcctggctcagaacgggccttgggggggggggggggggggggggggggggggggggggggggggggggggggggggggggggggggggggtgactttACACACTACGagtctgtattaccttatttgacataaatctgtgcatttcctgttatttctgaccattttataaagaatattatcattatgcttaagttactgaaaccccaattaaatctggtaaagaatagttttttattgcaacagtgaaacatgggaACATCATACGCGGTttagttttaacatgactgttgggataaatatttaccgCCATGAAGAGCATTACTCTTTGAAATTAACTCGCCAAACGGACAATCACCCCGCAttaagtttatgttctgcttgttcatCAGTCGTTTGATGTATagatatttttaacattcagagaggatttgatttgcaatttgaatcgtcttttttttctcttttggcgCTCGTGATTTTCCTTTGGCGCTGGGTAGAACCTCTTCGGGGTGCGCCAAAGAATTCTCTCTGCAGGAAAAGCCCtgttattagtattattatttcaTCTTCCTGTTTAATtattaacacaaaaaacatgagaaaattgACTTGGcaacaaaaaaggaagaaaatactTCCTAATTATTAAAACTACATCCTGATTGCATAATTATAAACTACTTGTGTTTTTACTTAGTAGATTCTAGTAAAGAGTTAAAGGGTTAAAacccacagaaagaaaaaatgagGAATGACAAACATATATGTTTTGAAGCTGCTGCTATTGGTCATACATGAGTCGTAATGtttgttataataataacatcATGGATCAAACATGACATACATTATTACATACTCACCCTGATCAGCATTGTTTCCATGAAGCTTTAATAAATGAAACATAGGAAACATTATCTATTACTTATGACTTTCAGAGAAAGTCTCCTTGTGGCTTCAGCCCTCAACCAATCCAACCAGAGCGAGATCAATCCTGGGAAATTTTTCACACCAAACAAGCGTGCTAACACGCTGCGAGGCAGTCTTACTAAGTCTTGACCTGCTCAAAAAGTATACGTTTGTTTGTACTGAACCATCAATGATGTCTTCACAAGTCCCATTATTTACCCACTGTTCTTTGCTATCACCTTGCTAGCTGTATGCTTTGTATCTGTTcatttggttttgttgtttgagatgtattctgtgatttctttaaatggaccaagttaaaaaaaaatatgaagccTTTTATGTTGAGATTTAGTATTTATGAGATCTTTaaaggttatatatatatactatatatgaCACATTTGGATCAAAATCACGTTACAGCTTACATGGTAGCAGCCGTGGGCAGACAGTCAATATCTGTGACTCTAGTCACATGATACgaacgtcactcccccctcctattggctcgaggtgaattctctggagaatatcctgctgcgttctcacatcagctcactcagactcgctgcagaaaaaatactagggggttgacaggagaaactccgggtttggctgtttgctttcacacatacggCTCCTCTGGCAAatgtcaggagtttttcaggagttttctgcacttttgAAAGCCTTACATTACAACTTAATTCTGCTGCTTTCCTGAAAGCTCTGTGGCTTAAGCTCAGTTTACTGAttactgttttcacacatgcacaaaactcctgaaaaatgtccaaaatatttcagatgagctgcatgtgtcaaGGCAAACGGATACATTTGTAATCCCGACTTTCCCTGGACGGTTTCCTCCCAGCCACCAACTCAAATGTCTGTTTGAAGTCGggatgagctgatgtgtgaacgtgCAGCAGAAAGCCAGCAGAATTCACCACGTGCAAGCAGATGGGGGTCATGACCTTTTAACACGTGACTGCTGTGTGATTGTAGTGCACCTGAAAAagcgtgccccccccccccccccctttttttttttttactcgactttggcatctttttttctttcatttcatgtcgactgtacctttgttttgtctAACTGTGTGTGGCCATGTTGTTGAGGTTTATATTGACTACTGACCTCAGTGATGTGCTAGTTTGTTAATGTACTATGGTCACTTTTTCACTTGGTGTCAGATGAAAAGGTTCTGATAGTTTTATGCTTTAATGTGCATGCTGTTTTTCTTAGGAATGGAAATGAGTGAATCAATTAATTCTAAAATGAGTGAAACAcatgaatagttttttttccgGCTGTCCTCAAAGTGAACAAAAATCCCTCCATGCAGCTTGAAGATTGTCTCTCTCTTCTATTCCAGCGTGGTCTGCGTGTGCTGGAGGGTCTCGCGGCGTCGGGTTTGCGCTCGGTGCGTTTCGCTCTGGAAGTCCCCGGCCTGCAGAACGTCACCGCCAACGACTTCTCCACCAAGGCTGCAGCGCTGATCGCCAGGAACGCTCAGTACAACGGAGTCAACCACCTGCTGCAGGCCAGCTGCAGAGACGCTAGGTAACATCCATCTGAGAGTTCAGAGAAGACCACTGATGCTTCACTGGTCTGCTGTCTTCCTCTTGCTTCACCTTTCACCTCTTGCTCCAGTCATCCCTTTGCTCCTCTCCTGTGtcttttgcttttcttcttttgagcttttgtgtccttttctttctgacttgaccttcttcttttctctctttgccttgtcctcatttttctcttcatctttcatTTCACTTGattctcctccctcttctcagAAATGATGCTCTCTTTATTCAACGAACTGTGATACATTTTAATTCTcgtttcacattttatttttgtcattccTCTTCTTCCAGTCTTCCAGTGATCACGGACGTGCTGATTTTCCTATTATTTCTTTCCCCTCCTTTTTTCCTGCAGTATGCTGATGTATGAGATGCGAGGGAAGAAGGAGCGCTATGATGTCATCGATCTGGATCCCTATGGTAGCCCCTCTGTCTTCTTGGATGCAGCGGTGCAGGCTGTCAGTGAGGGAGGTGGGTAGttcagtctgtctgtcattcATGCAGATGTTTTCTCCACCTGTCAGTCCTCAGTCTCTCGGTCTGTTCTGGGGTTTGAAACTGTTTGATCATTTGCTGCCGTTTAGTGGTTGAGGATTAAGAGAGCGGGTTTCAATCACGTCATTATTTTTATTAGAAttagaaaagtaaaaataagTTTTGGCAGTATAGGATGAATTGTTATTGACATTTGGACTAACTTGAATGTTATCAATACTGTTATTTGaataattgattaaaaaaaaattccaactttttttttaccaatgtaCCAGTCAGGGGTCAACAACAACTACGAACCATATTATTTTCAAAGGTTCAGAAACTATTAAAACAGTAATATTTGTCAGTTTGAAGATTTAATTGTTCTTAAAGATGTCTCCAGATCGTTTTTTTCAAAgtacaaaacagtaaaactgTTCAGTAGAGCTGTCCTGGTTTCATGTGCgctgacatctctctctctctctctctctttccctctctctctcaggtctgTTGTGTATAACATGCACAGACATGGCTGTGATGGCAGGAAACAGTGGAGAGACGTGCTACAGCAAATACGGCTCAGTCTCCGTCAAAGCCAAATACTGTCATGAGATGGTGAGACCGGAGAACTCTTTTAACAAACCTTGAACCAGGTTCAGAGGTCAGCTTAAAGTTGAGAATAAAGGAGTAACACAAAAATGTCTCGTTGTATATCGTGCCTTTGATAAATGAATAGTCCAGCTTAGCACTGCAGTGACAAAAGAATCCTGATAATCTGCTATCTACTCTTTAAATGAAGTCAAAATTGTAGGCGAGCATAATGTATGGTGGCAGCCTGTATCGAAGGTTTGATGGTAATGTTCATATTCTGTGTTCAGAGCGTGGTTAGGATCGGAGGCGATGCTGTTAGCCAGCCTTAACATGTTCTTATCGTATGCTGATTCATGGAGTCTCTGCATTGGTTGGCCTACAATCTTAGAGCAGATGTTTAACTGTTGGAGCGGTTTAGAATTTAGAGTAGgtgacaggcacacacacacacaccatatacCAGTTGTTATGAATATGTAACTGTGTTAAGATCTAAAAGAAATGGTACAAGGGATTCCATTGGTGTTTCTGTATCATTTCTCtacgttttatttttctgtttatttttgcgTTGTTGTTCAAAACGGACTCTCACATCGGCTGCATGGAAGATATGAATATAAATATCTTCAATGGGATTTTTTGGGTTTGTGTCCAGGCGTTTGATGACACAAATAATCAACATTGGTCATGTGTGAAAAACTCATTAACTTCATTAGGAGTCGCGCTAAAGGAAAAGAAGAACTTCAAAGATTAGGCGATACAAATATTATGCAGGAAATATTATGTTTGGCTCATGTGAACTTTTGAGTTTAAGATCAAAGACACCAGACTTTCTCAGACATGTAACATAaaagtctgactgtgtgtgtctcttctctgTTCCCTCTGCAGGCTCTCCGTATCATCCTGCACAGTGTGGACCAGAGGGCGGCCGTTTACCAGAGATACATCCAGCCCCTGCTGTCCGTCAGCGTGGACTTTTATATCAGGGTCTTTGTGCGAGTCTTTACAGGACAGGCCAAAGTGAAGAACTCAGCcaggtacacacaaacacacacacacatacacctacAGACAAGCAAGCACAAATATATACTGTCCTCTAAAAAAGGCTGATATTTGATGAAAGTTGAATGAACTGAAACTGGGTCATTGCAGCAACAAATGCTGAAAATAATAGCAGCAGCAGACAATCACaagataacaaaaacaaatgtctgaaaaGCAGGGCTGTCAACTTAaatgcatttattattttttagcgccttttttttactttgccaTTTATTGTTTGACTTTCCTGCTTCATGTGCAAATGAACACAGAGCCCTATTGAAGTAtcccttaaaaaaacactgaattatGATCACCAACCGTGATGCAGACTCTCACCAGAGAAAGGGAGACATGTGAACATGTAACCGAGCTGTAACAAGTAGGGGGTGACTACGGACTGACTTCATATGAAACTTTGTTTAATCATCAGGCCTGGTGTTTGACTTTCATTCTGTGGATTATCATTTAATGTAAGAGTCTCTTTTTACTGTCAAAAACGGACATACGTTTAGTCATTACAGTGGAGCTATCTGACTTCAAAACTGCCACCTGAGAAGATAATATCTATGCCAGTTAGAAAAAGAGGATCCTTCTGATGCGTTAGGTAAGCTATTCATTGTCTTTAGGGCAGTAATGGAAGGTTCATGCACGCTCATGTAGCGAGGTGTGCTGCATTGTCTGGGTTAGATTGTGTAAAGtgcaaatgtattttaagtGGTCTGGTGTTTGCATCTGTAATGTTGCTCAACAGGCGCCTCTTTATGTGTTGTGTGCGTGATGAGCGGGAGGGGCTCCGGTTATTTTGAGTGGGAAGCAGGGGCAGATCCAGGCGGTGGCCAGGGTGGGCCACACAGggaatctgattggccaccccaagtGCCACACCGAAATCCTATAGCAACTATTTTGGGTTTGTTTAAACAGGCCtttagaagctttttttttcatttcaatatggcacatttgtattattaaaaaaaagagttggaaaaaaaggaaattcagATTAATCACAGCATCTACTAAGACTAGTCAcaataatgtatttttgaatTGATTGACAGAACTTCAGAAAAGTTAAGAGACTGTTTCGGTGTATTTGTaaggaaaataaagacatacagtatgaaGCCAAACCGACAGGATGCACACTTATTGTGTCTGTATTTCTGATGTACAGAAGATGTATGCTaacacagcaacattttttttaaatttaattttttttaattttttatacaCATGGATTTCTCACAAATGTCCCACAgttaaacacagaaaagcaaCACTGAATTTCATTTTAACAACATGtttaac
This window of the Labrus mixtus chromosome 2, fLabMix1.1, whole genome shotgun sequence genome carries:
- the trmt1 gene encoding tRNA (guanine(26)-N(2))-dimethyltransferase encodes the protein MLVRTACLFPCITSRRLYPRLAHSATQTFRGSLGRAAAAAAAAASRGLRSMEPLKAAQDPEIPTVKPPPHRPADSSDKVETAAPTHTAAETDKTLPEGLLPGETVVKEGKASILFPSANEVFYNPVQEFNRDLTCAVITEFARDVMAQRGVKVVVPGEKERVVVSLSEETNEAEVPTEQNNGAEEPAITATVGEKCERGLRVLEGLAASGLRSVRFALEVPGLQNVTANDFSTKAAALIARNAQYNGVNHLLQASCRDASMLMYEMRGKKERYDVIDLDPYGSPSVFLDAAVQAVSEGGLLCITCTDMAVMAGNSGETCYSKYGSVSVKAKYCHEMALRIILHSVDQRAAVYQRYIQPLLSVSVDFYIRVFVRVFTGQAKVKNSASKQALVYNCVGCGTFHLQRMGTRRVDGKHIKYSAAVGPPVGPECKHCGQRHQLGGPMWAGPIHDLAFVQKVLSAVSGNPSRFGTSKRIEGMLSMVTEELEDVPLYYSVGSLSSTMHCTTPPLLQFRSALLHAGYRVSLSHACQSAIKTDAPPAAIWDIMRCWEKLNPVKREKLSQTSPAFKILSTEPSLEACFTVREDANPQSRKRHLTRFQENPQAFWGPKARAKAGGSISADLQDKRKKCQNKRTNPITDLSQLKEFPCKRFKRGTCDHGDKCCYSHDLKKTNEEKME